The following DNA comes from Kitasatospora sp. NBC_01287.
CGGCGCTGACGGTGCCGGCGCCGACCGCTCGCAGCCGGCCGCTGACCGGCCGCTGACCGGTCGGCCGAGGGGCCGTACCGCCCGGGGTCGAGCCGCCGCACGCACCGCGTGGCGTACGCTCGACCCCGTAACATCGGCCCCTTCTTCTCGGCAGCGGAGCGGATCATCACTACGCCAGGTTCCCCCCAGACCCAGGACGAGCCCACCGGGCCTGCCGAGCCCTCGGAAGCCCAGCCCTCACAGGCCCAGCTGCCGGAAGCCCCGGCCGCGGAGGCCCGGCCGGCCGGAGCGACGGAGCCGGAGGCCCGGCCGGCCGGCGCCACCGCGCTGTCCGAGCAGCGCGCCGCGGTGCGCCGCCGCCGGCTCGGGGTGCTCTTCTCGATCGCGGCGCTGGCGTACCTGATCGACCTGAGCAGCAAGCTGCTGGTGGTGGCCAGGCTGGAGGGCCGCAACCCGATCCGGGTGATCGGTGACGTGGTGACCTTCCAGGTGATCCGCAACCCGGGCGCGGCCTTCGGCATGGGCCAGACCATGACCGTGGTCTTCACCCTGATCGCGGCCGCCGTGATCGTGGTGATCTGGCGGATCTCGCGCCGCCTCTACAGCCTGCCCTGGGCGGT
Coding sequences within:
- the lspA gene encoding signal peptidase II, whose amino-acid sequence is MAYARPRNIGPFFSAAERIITTPGSPQTQDEPTGPAEPSEAQPSQAQLPEAPAAEARPAGATEPEARPAGATALSEQRAAVRRRRLGVLFSIAALAYLIDLSSKLLVVARLEGRNPIRVIGDVVTFQVIRNPGAAFGMGQTMTVVFTLIAAAVIVVIWRISRRLYSLPWAVALGLLLGGALGNLTDRLFRAPGVLRGHVVDFISVQHFAVFNLADSAIVCGGILVVLLSFRGSNPDGSTHGSAAKGE